TTGGCCTTGTCGATGGCGTCCGCCACGGAGTCGACGGGATAGACCGAGACCACCGGGCCGAACGTCTCGTTGCGTGCGCACTCCATGTCGTCGGTGACGCCGGTGAGCACGGTGGGCTCGTAGAAGCGCGGGCCGATGTCGGGGCGGAGATTGCCACCCGCGATCACCGTGGCGCCCTTGGCCTTCGCATCGTCGACGTGGCCCGAGATGGTCTTGACCTGATCCTCGGAGATGAGGCTGCCCATGTCTGCGGTGAAGTCGTAGGTGGCGGCGAGTTTCATGTTGCGGACCTGCTCACCGAACTTCGCGGTGAACTCCTCGGCGACCGCTCGTTCGACGTAGATGCGTTCGATCGAGATGCACAACTGGCCGGCGTTGGAGAAGCACGCGCGTGTCGCGGCCTTGGCAGCCACGTCGAGCTTGGCACCCTTGGCGACGATCATCGGGTTCTTGCCGCCGAGTTCGGCCGAGAAGCCGATGAGCCTGCGCCCACACTGCTCGGCGAGTGAGCGGCCCGTGGCGGTGGAACCGGTGAACATCAAGTAGTCGCAGTTCTCGACGATCGCGGTGCCCACCACCGAACCCGGGCCGGGCACGACCGCGAACAGGTCACGCGGCAGGCCCGCCTCGTAGAGCAGTTCGGCGTTGGCCAGCGTGCAGTAGGGCGTCTGGCTGTCGGGTTTGACGACGACGGCGTTGCCTGCGAGCAGCGCCGGAATCGAGTCCGAGATCGACAGCGCCATCGGGTAGTTCCACGGCGAGATCACGCCGATGACGCCCTTGGGATGATGGTTGACGACGGTCTTCACCACGCCTGGCAGCAGGCCCTGGACTCGTTTGGGCGCAAGCAGTTTGACGGCCTCGCGCGCGTAGTAGCGCGCGTTGAGCATCATGTCGACGATCTCTTCCTGCGCCGCCGAGCGGGCCTTGCCGGTCTCGGCCTGTGCCACGTCCATGAGGAAGTCGCGGTTCTTGGCGACGAGACTGCGGAAGCGCTCCATGATCGCGGCGCGCTCGGCCACCGGTCGCTGCGCCCAGCCCCGCTGGGCGGCGCGTGCCTTGGCGAACGCCGTCTTGACATCGTCGACCGTTCCGACCGGGATCGTGGTCAGCTCACGCCCGGTGAACACTTCCTCGATCGGGCGGGACTGGCGGGTGTCGAGGTCGTCGATGGCAACGAGCTTGCGCAGGCGAGCGAAGTCGGCGGCGGACGGAGCGGGCATGGCTGACTCTCCTACTGACGAGTAACTAGCAGTCAGATCAACTTACCCGGGAACGCGGGTAGCAGGAACCCTCAGTTGTCCGATTCGTTCACGACACCGCGACATGCCGTGCATAACCTGCGGATATGGCACAGAAACCGATGTCGGCGGTCATCGAGATCGTCGCGAAAGACCTCAACCGAAGCCTCGACTTCTACCGGCTGCTGGGCCTGGACGTGCCCGAGCCCGACGGGCCGCA
This genomic window from Mycolicibacterium goodii contains:
- a CDS encoding succinic semialdehyde dehydrogenase; translation: MPAPSAADFARLRKLVAIDDLDTRQSRPIEEVFTGRELTTIPVGTVDDVKTAFAKARAAQRGWAQRPVAERAAIMERFRSLVAKNRDFLMDVAQAETGKARSAAQEEIVDMMLNARYYAREAVKLLAPKRVQGLLPGVVKTVVNHHPKGVIGVISPWNYPMALSISDSIPALLAGNAVVVKPDSQTPYCTLANAELLYEAGLPRDLFAVVPGPGSVVGTAIVENCDYLMFTGSTATGRSLAEQCGRRLIGFSAELGGKNPMIVAKGAKLDVAAKAATRACFSNAGQLCISIERIYVERAVAEEFTAKFGEQVRNMKLAATYDFTADMGSLISEDQVKTISGHVDDAKAKGATVIAGGNLRPDIGPRFYEPTVLTGVTDDMECARNETFGPVVSVYPVDSVADAIDKANDTEYGLNASVWAGSKAEGEAIAARLQAGTVNVDEGYALAFGSTAAPMGGMKASGLGRRHGADGILKYTESQTVATARVLNLDPPLGIPGTLWQKALTPMIQAVQKLPGR